In Paenibacillus hexagrammi, the following are encoded in one genomic region:
- a CDS encoding extracellular solute-binding protein, whose protein sequence is MATMKNVFKLAMAGTLAVSLSACGSGASNNNSNAGSSTAKPDASAAATPAAQEKKENVTITFQNIYVDPTDPKTGVLKKIVADYEAKNPNIKIELDSLNTDQQKLKLKTQAASKEVPDITIVNPAAQMKPFVDAGLLAPLNDMVEQNGLKGTFQDGLLDFYTFDKNLYALPDGNNIGVVYYNKELFEKGGVQVPKTFEEMVDVVKTLKSKGIQPMAIGEKDTWTGSFLFMNILLRTNGPGFLQQVVDGKKTFNDPAFVDAVSSFEDLVQAGAFQEGATSFDYNAGENLFKTGKAAMYYMGSWATGGIETSSVSSKVGVFKFPTVKGKGNPDEFMLAPGSGFAVSANSKHLKETKDFLNYFMLNYPKEAFAVKAAVGVGQKVDGDYKAAGYSDTAIEISNLFKEVKGGDLSFDNTMNPGTSQGHLTSIQNLFVQKKDPAEVAKEHQTAYDTNKK, encoded by the coding sequence ATGGCTACTATGAAGAATGTTTTCAAACTTGCAATGGCAGGTACTCTTGCAGTCAGCTTGTCCGCATGCGGATCAGGCGCTAGCAACAACAACAGCAATGCAGGTTCTTCCACAGCGAAACCTGACGCGTCCGCTGCAGCAACTCCAGCTGCACAAGAGAAAAAAGAAAATGTAACGATCACTTTCCAAAACATCTACGTGGATCCTACAGATCCTAAAACAGGCGTTCTGAAAAAAATCGTTGCTGATTACGAAGCAAAAAATCCTAACATCAAGATCGAATTGGATTCCTTGAACACAGATCAGCAAAAGCTGAAATTGAAAACACAAGCGGCTTCTAAAGAAGTTCCTGATATCACAATCGTGAACCCTGCCGCTCAAATGAAGCCTTTCGTAGACGCTGGCCTGCTGGCTCCGCTGAACGACATGGTTGAGCAAAACGGTCTGAAAGGTACATTCCAAGACGGATTGCTTGATTTCTACACATTCGACAAAAACCTTTACGCTCTTCCTGACGGTAACAACATCGGCGTTGTGTACTACAACAAAGAATTGTTCGAAAAAGGCGGCGTACAAGTTCCAAAAACGTTCGAAGAAATGGTTGATGTTGTAAAAACATTGAAATCCAAAGGCATTCAGCCAATGGCAATCGGTGAAAAAGATACTTGGACAGGTTCCTTCTTGTTCATGAACATCCTTCTTCGCACAAACGGTCCTGGCTTCCTGCAGCAAGTTGTTGATGGTAAGAAAACATTCAACGATCCTGCTTTCGTTGATGCAGTAAGCAGCTTCGAAGACCTGGTTCAAGCCGGTGCATTCCAAGAGGGCGCAACTTCCTTCGACTACAACGCTGGTGAAAACTTGTTCAAAACTGGTAAAGCAGCTATGTACTACATGGGAAGCTGGGCAACTGGCGGTATCGAAACTTCTTCTGTAAGCAGCAAAGTTGGCGTATTCAAATTCCCAACTGTTAAAGGCAAAGGTAACCCAGACGAGTTCATGCTTGCTCCTGGTAGCGGCTTCGCAGTATCTGCTAACAGCAAACACTTGAAAGAAACAAAAGATTTCTTGAACTACTTCATGTTGAACTACCCTAAAGAAGCATTTGCAGTTAAAGCAGCAGTTGGCGTTGGTCAAAAAGTTGACGGAGACTACAAAGCAGCTGGCTATTCCGACACAGCAATCGAAATCTCCAACCTCTTTAAAGAAGTAAAAGGCGGAGACCTGTCCTTCGATAACACAATGAACCCTGGTACTTCCCAAGGTCACTTGACTAGCATCCAAAACCTGTTCGTACAGAAGAAAGATCCGGCAGAAGTTGCTAAAGAGCATCAAACTGCTTACGACACTAACAAGAAATAA
- a CDS encoding carbohydrate ABC transporter permease yields the protein MNVLRVSKLTIAAFVLPCLLLYVCLVFVPILVSFYSGLLDWNGIGESKFIGLDNFKNLLFNDPVFWPSVKRTLMFALFSMAEIPVALFVAMMLNRYVKKPNFLVSSYFLPVILSVVIVGQLWKTIYNPASMGGMLNQVLETLGLQSWTHSWLTEPKVAMIALYFVALWQYLGYHTLIQFTGIQNIPADVYEAAKIDGAEGFKADWHITFPLNIPIFKISIVLAFIGSLQAFDMIMVMTGGGPAHATDVISTHMYNMSFLSMKYGYGSAIAAFLVILCLVATVLINFVFTRLERKFT from the coding sequence ATGAATGTGTTGAGAGTCTCCAAATTGACGATAGCCGCGTTTGTGCTGCCGTGTTTGCTGCTCTATGTTTGTCTTGTTTTCGTGCCCATCCTCGTCTCCTTTTACAGTGGATTGCTGGATTGGAACGGGATTGGTGAATCGAAATTCATTGGATTAGACAATTTTAAAAACTTGCTGTTTAACGATCCGGTCTTTTGGCCATCCGTCAAGCGGACATTGATGTTTGCCTTGTTCTCCATGGCAGAGATTCCAGTAGCGCTTTTTGTAGCTATGATGTTAAACCGATATGTAAAAAAACCAAACTTTTTGGTATCCAGTTACTTTTTACCGGTTATTCTTTCGGTCGTTATCGTAGGTCAATTATGGAAAACCATTTATAACCCGGCCTCCATGGGCGGTATGCTTAATCAAGTGCTTGAGACGCTTGGACTGCAGAGTTGGACGCATTCCTGGCTCACGGAACCAAAGGTAGCGATGATTGCTCTGTACTTTGTGGCATTATGGCAATATCTTGGTTATCACACCCTGATTCAGTTTACGGGTATCCAGAACATTCCAGCCGATGTATACGAAGCGGCGAAAATCGATGGAGCCGAAGGCTTCAAAGCTGACTGGCACATCACATTTCCTTTGAATATTCCGATATTTAAAATATCGATCGTTCTAGCTTTTATCGGGTCGCTGCAAGCATTTGACATGATCATGGTTATGACAGGCGGGGGTCCTGCGCATGCGACAGACGTTATCTCCACTCACATGTACAACATGTCCTTCTTATCCATGAAATATGGATACGGAAGTGCGATAGCTGCCTTCCTGGTCATCTTGTGTCTGGTTGCAACGGTTCTGATCAACTTTGTCTTTACCCGATTGGAAAGAAAATTCACGTAG
- a CDS encoding carbohydrate ABC transporter permease codes for MSQTVRVTASKPIARTGRKPFSFVKGIVWVFLGILVVTQLYPLLWLLLYSLKTNEEILSGKFFALPASPQWKNFTDAIGSGHYFKYLGNSLLVTTLTMVGVLLLASLTSFAISRFQWKYAPLVMLIFLLGMMIPLQATLLPLMIIFKNIGILNTHLSLILPYIAFQTPIAVFILSNFMKAIPNEIEESAIIDGASITRIFRSIIIPVSIPPMMTVCILTFISIWNEYILAATFISSEKLKTLPFGVNSFVSQYSVNYGAIGAFLVLGALPVILIYFFLSDKITKGMMAGAVKG; via the coding sequence ATGAGTCAAACCGTACGTGTGACAGCATCTAAGCCGATTGCCCGGACTGGACGCAAACCTTTTTCGTTTGTCAAAGGCATCGTCTGGGTCTTCCTGGGTATCCTCGTAGTCACGCAATTGTATCCGCTCCTCTGGTTGCTTTTATATTCATTGAAAACAAATGAGGAAATTTTGTCCGGCAAATTTTTTGCACTCCCTGCCTCACCGCAGTGGAAAAACTTTACGGATGCAATTGGTTCAGGGCATTACTTTAAGTATTTAGGTAATAGCTTGCTGGTAACGACATTAACGATGGTGGGTGTTCTGCTACTAGCCTCGCTAACATCTTTTGCTATTAGCCGGTTTCAATGGAAATATGCGCCTCTCGTCATGCTGATTTTCTTGCTCGGTATGATGATTCCGCTTCAAGCGACTTTGCTGCCGCTCATGATCATTTTCAAAAACATCGGCATCCTGAATACACACTTGTCGCTGATATTACCTTACATTGCCTTCCAGACGCCGATTGCCGTCTTCATTCTCAGTAACTTCATGAAAGCAATCCCCAACGAAATCGAAGAGTCGGCGATTATTGACGGAGCGAGCATTACCCGAATTTTCCGCAGCATCATCATCCCTGTCTCCATACCGCCGATGATGACCGTATGTATTCTGACCTTCATCAGTATCTGGAACGAATACATCCTCGCAGCTACGTTTATCTCCTCAGAAAAGCTAAAGACGCTGCCATTCGGGGTGAACAGCTTCGTCAGCCAATACTCTGTCAACTATGGAGCTATTGGAGCATTTCTCGTACTAGGCGCATTACCTGTAATACTTATTTACTTCTTCTTGTCTGACAAGATTACAAAAGGCATGATGGCGGGTGCGGTGAAGGGTTAA
- a CDS encoding sensor histidine kinase: MGRRFNSLHNRLFLLFLSCMMALLLIVSVLYYQRTTDIIHTKISDMAEKNISQTVGLFDLLLEGYDSITKALNGNYELLRLLEDHQSDTNPALRVVNDRTITNILGAIYYSRDDIVGIHVITNEGRTFNYERRFAGVLDANYSSSEWFEKLKNSTGEMVWLGIYPQSVINALQADPVFVFGRQLYDLTDHRSVGIVLIEASTKAINSAVSNVTISPNSQVYIVDKSNRIVTATTNKKLQSISFADLPRPTTNSIVVDNMSDQLIVAANATKADWTVYGLTPKIDINAEVVKTRDYLLYVILVFVMLSTILATIVSRNIASPVKLLIREMKQVEMGNFRGAVNVRSFEEINSLVSSFNRMVNRMDELIERITLASISEKNAELQALQSQVNPHFLYNTLDMIYWMLDERENDKLGRVILALSHMFRYSSDWQKASRTTLKQELDQMRHYMTIIENRLEGRVSTEIHVENRFLSIPLPKMTIQPIIENAVKSGLEPLDRPGVLRLYTEEKENELLIIIEDNGVGIEQENLTMLCKALENSGLKSEGSLDSKTDSSGMKRRGIGLPNVHRRIVLMFGDLYGLRVESKLGTGTTVTISVPLPPKGE, from the coding sequence GTGGGACGCAGATTTAACTCTTTGCACAACCGGTTATTTCTGCTGTTTCTCTCATGTATGATGGCGCTGCTGCTTATTGTCAGTGTGCTGTACTACCAGAGAACGACAGATATTATACACACGAAAATCAGTGACATGGCGGAGAAAAATATTTCACAAACCGTCGGACTTTTTGACCTGCTTTTGGAGGGCTATGACAGTATTACTAAAGCGCTTAACGGAAATTATGAGCTGCTTAGACTGCTTGAGGATCATCAAAGCGATACGAACCCCGCGCTAAGGGTTGTTAATGACCGAACAATCACGAATATTCTGGGGGCCATTTATTATTCCAGAGATGATATTGTGGGTATTCATGTCATTACGAATGAAGGTAGAACTTTTAATTATGAACGAAGATTTGCCGGCGTGCTGGATGCCAACTATTCGAGTTCGGAATGGTTTGAGAAGCTGAAAAATTCAACCGGAGAAATGGTATGGCTTGGTATTTATCCGCAATCCGTTATCAACGCGCTGCAGGCGGATCCTGTGTTTGTATTCGGACGCCAGCTGTATGATTTGACGGACCATCGGTCTGTAGGAATTGTGCTTATTGAGGCTTCTACGAAAGCAATTAACTCGGCTGTATCCAACGTGACCATTAGTCCGAACAGCCAAGTATATATCGTTGACAAGTCGAATCGTATTGTAACAGCCACCACAAACAAAAAGCTGCAAAGTATTTCATTCGCAGACCTTCCAAGACCAACGACGAATTCGATCGTGGTCGATAACATGTCTGATCAATTGATTGTAGCGGCTAATGCGACCAAAGCGGACTGGACGGTATATGGACTTACGCCTAAAATAGACATTAATGCCGAGGTCGTGAAGACGAGGGATTACTTGCTTTATGTGATTCTTGTATTCGTTATGCTCTCGACGATTTTGGCCACGATCGTGTCCCGCAACATTGCTTCTCCAGTTAAGCTATTGATTAGAGAAATGAAGCAGGTGGAGATGGGGAACTTCCGCGGAGCCGTGAATGTTCGTTCCTTTGAAGAAATTAATAGTCTGGTCTCCTCGTTCAACCGCATGGTGAACCGGATGGATGAGCTGATCGAGAGGATTACACTCGCTTCAATTAGTGAGAAGAACGCTGAGCTGCAGGCGCTTCAGTCGCAGGTGAATCCGCACTTTTTATATAACACGTTGGATATGATTTATTGGATGCTGGATGAACGGGAGAATGATAAGCTGGGGCGTGTCATACTCGCTTTATCACATATGTTCCGATACAGCAGTGATTGGCAGAAAGCATCCAGAACGACGCTCAAGCAAGAACTGGATCAGATGAGGCATTACATGACGATTATCGAAAACCGTCTGGAAGGACGGGTGAGCACGGAGATTCACGTAGAAAACCGTTTTCTCAGCATTCCACTTCCTAAGATGACGATTCAGCCCATTATTGAAAATGCAGTGAAAAGCGGGCTCGAACCACTTGATCGCCCCGGTGTTCTGCGACTCTATACGGAAGAGAAGGAAAACGAACTGCTGATCATCATTGAAGATAACGGTGTAGGAATTGAGCAAGAGAATCTTACCATGTTGTGCAAAGCCTTAGAAAACAGTGGGCTAAAGAGTGAAGGAAGTCTTGATAGTAAAACGGATTCAAGCGGTATGAAAAGACGGGGCATCGGCCTCCCTAACGTACATCGAAGGATAGTGCTTATGTTTGGTGATTTGTATGGACTTCGTGTTGAAAGCAAATTAGGAACGGGCACCACTGTGACCATCTCAGTACCGCTTCCTCCGAAAGGTGAGTAA
- a CDS encoding response regulator has product MNILIVDDETVIREGIQRTLRQRFPDFRMHLAANAEEALIILHNHPIQLVLTDILMPSMTGLELMNIARKKHPHVKWVVVSAYSEFSYAQEAVRLGAKDYLLKPIGKEMLIDMIQQLSEEIAREEELTQEAEKLKNSQKSLREAVFGRWAAGLDIGRIDLTPLIESFPTFYLIMVKMDSDRAVQLEHFIIENILGELIERFGKGFVTIHDTNSLLGIYSIHQADKLPTLLDELRVNLVRCLRVPFQIMHSELIKNFNDVPVAVQHMRQASATQVYEHYGAGGGDKAIDVALQYIRAHYQVDLSLEKVASIVFLNPVYFSQLFKQKTGHGFKEYVIQLRLEQAKQLLQNPALKLAEIAERIGYQDMRHFSQLFRKKFGVTPSEYRQTISGGQEE; this is encoded by the coding sequence ATGAATATTCTGATTGTAGACGACGAAACAGTCATTCGAGAAGGCATTCAGAGGACGCTCAGACAACGCTTTCCGGATTTTCGCATGCATCTGGCAGCTAACGCGGAAGAGGCACTTATCATTTTGCATAATCATCCAATCCAGCTCGTGCTAACGGATATTTTGATGCCTAGTATGACAGGGTTGGAACTCATGAATATCGCGAGAAAAAAGCATCCTCATGTAAAATGGGTGGTTGTATCCGCTTATTCGGAATTCTCTTACGCTCAGGAAGCGGTGAGGCTGGGAGCCAAGGATTATTTACTGAAGCCGATCGGGAAAGAAATGCTCATAGATATGATTCAGCAATTGAGTGAGGAAATCGCCAGAGAAGAAGAATTGACCCAAGAAGCCGAAAAGCTCAAGAACAGCCAGAAATCTTTGCGGGAAGCGGTTTTTGGCCGCTGGGCAGCAGGACTGGATATCGGACGCATTGATTTGACACCTCTAATTGAAAGCTTTCCGACCTTCTATTTGATTATGGTCAAGATGGATAGCGACCGCGCGGTTCAATTGGAGCATTTTATTATCGAGAACATACTCGGCGAACTGATTGAACGTTTCGGCAAAGGCTTTGTTACCATTCATGATACCAATAGCTTATTAGGCATTTATTCCATTCATCAGGCAGACAAGCTTCCTACACTGCTTGATGAGCTTCGCGTCAATCTGGTTCGCTGTCTGCGGGTTCCTTTTCAAATCATGCATTCCGAGCTGATCAAAAACTTCAATGACGTTCCTGTTGCTGTACAGCACATGAGGCAAGCCTCCGCAACGCAAGTATATGAGCATTATGGAGCTGGCGGCGGGGATAAGGCGATTGATGTCGCGCTTCAGTATATCCGTGCGCATTATCAGGTCGATCTGTCGCTTGAGAAGGTAGCTTCCATCGTCTTTTTGAATCCGGTTTATTTCAGTCAGCTGTTTAAACAAAAGACAGGGCACGGTTTTAAGGAGTATGTCATCCAATTACGTTTGGAGCAGGCCAAGCAGCTATTGCAAAATCCTGCCCTTAAATTGGCCGAAATCGCTGAGAGAATTGGCTATCAGGATATGCGCCACTTCTCCCAGCTGTTTCGCAAGAAATTCGGCGTTACACCTTCGGAGTACAGGCAGACGATTTCCGGAGGTCAAGAAGAATAG